Below is a window of Lacrimispora xylanolytica DNA.
GGTAAGCTTACGGGAAGGCATGTTCGCACCGGAGAACCGTGGAAAAAACGTGGAAAAAACAGATGAGGGCATTGACGTCTCCTTAAATCTTCTAAAAAAGGGATATGTGGCAGATTCTGAAATCAGCCGTTTTCCTGGAGTCACCAGAGGAAAAGGAATTCATCCGGTCATCGAATGCACCCAGAACATTCCCTGTAACCCCTGTCAGGATTCCTGCCCCAGAAAATGCATTCTGGTGGGCAATAAAATCACAGCTCTTCCAGTATTTCAGGAAGAAAAAGGCTGTACCGGCTGCGGCTTATGCGTTTCCTCCTGCTCCGGTCAGGCCATATTTTTAATCAATGAGGAATTGGAGCCTGGCTTTGCCTCTATCACCATGCCATATGAATTTCTTCCTCTCCCAGAGCCGGGAGATATGGGAGCTGGCCTTGACCGGAGCGGAGCGGAGGTTTGCGAGGCAGAGGTCATCGAGGTGAAATCAAAAAAAGCCTATGACCACACCTCTTTGCTTACCATCAAGGTACCCGTAGATATGGCAATGAAAGCCAGATTCTTTCGCAGACAGGAGGTAGAGACATGAGTAAGAGAAATGACCGGTCCAGGGAATTAAAGGAATTTATGCAGGAGCCGGATGATGGTCTTATCATCTGCCGCTGTGAGGAGGTCACCAAGGGAGAAATCAGAAAGGCTGTTCATGAGGGAATGTTCACCTTAACGGAAATCAGGCGTTTTCTCCGCTCCGGCATGGGGCTTTGTCAGGGGCAGACCTGCGGAAATCTGGTAAAGAGAATCGTGGCCAAAGAACTGGGAGTATCCTCTCTTGAGCTGGAGCCGACTCCCTCAAGAGCCCCCATGAGACCCATTGAGATGAAGGTACTTGGAAATGAACGAAGGGAGGAGTAGGAGCATGTCAAAGTGTGCGGATATCATAATTATCGGCGGAGGAATCATAGGAAACGCCACTGCTTATTATCTGGCAAAAAAGGGCTGTTCCGTTATCGTCCTGGAGAAAAGCGACCATATGGGAAATGGCGGGTCCAGCAGAAATGGAGGCGGCGTGAGGCAGTCAGGCCGTGACAAACGGGAATTGCCTCTTGCCATGTACGGAATCAAACATCTATGGCCTCATCTATCGGAAGAGCTTGGCATGGATGTGGAATATTATCAGCACGGAAATCTCCGTCTGGG
It encodes the following:
- a CDS encoding (2Fe-2S)-binding protein, coding for MSKRNDRSRELKEFMQEPDDGLIICRCEEVTKGEIRKAVHEGMFTLTEIRRFLRSGMGLCQGQTCGNLVKRIVAKELGVSSLELEPTPSRAPMRPIEMKVLGNERREE